A genomic window from Solanum stenotomum isolate F172 chromosome 10, ASM1918654v1, whole genome shotgun sequence includes:
- the LOC125842349 gene encoding pentatricopeptide repeat-containing protein At5g43790, protein MNTLSPKSAHPIFKLIEQCKNIATLKQVHAQMITTGLIFHTYPLSRILISSSTIDATISYALSIFNHVTNPTIFLFNTLISSSLSRKKDDHTHFALALYNRILMQTTLIPNSYTYPSLFKACSSQPWLQHGRALHTHVLKFLEPPYDHFVQASLLNFYSKCGELGVSRFLFDQITGPDLASWNSILAAYAHNYFVYYESNLDSVYDSSSLSLEVLLLFRQMQKSLTCPNEVSLVALISACADLGALSQGIWAHSYVLRNGLKLNRYVGAALIAVYANCGRLDFARQVFDQLLERDTYCYNAMIRGLAVHGLGLEALELFKKMDLEGLVPDDVTMLVIMCACSNVGLVDQGCKFFESMKEDYGIEPKLEHYGTLVDLFGRAGRVKEAEKIVQTIPMKPNAVIWRSLLGAARIHGNLEVGESALKQLIQLEPKTSGNYVLLSNMYASLNRWDDVKHLRKLMKDQGIDKAPGSSIVDIDGAMHEFLIGDKTHPEAKWIYVKLDEMHRRLQEHGHKSGTREVLFDIEEEEKENALTYHSERLAIAYALIASDSGAPIRIIKNLRVCNDCHTATKLISMIYEREIIVRDRSRFHHFRNGTCSCLDYW, encoded by the coding sequence ATGAATACATTAAGCCCAAAATCTGCCCACCCAATTTTCAAACTCATAGAACAATGCAAAAACATAGCCACCCTCAAGCAAGTGCATGCTCAAATGATCACAACTGGGCTTATTTTCCACACTTACCCTCTCAGTCGCATTCTCATTTCATCCTCCACCATAGATGCCACCATTTCCTATGCTCTAAGCATCTTCAACCATGTAACCAATCCAACAATCTTCCTTTTCAACACCCTCATCTCATCGTCACTTTCTAGGAAAAAAGATGATCACACTCACTTTGCGTTAGCCCTTTACAATCGTATTCTGATGCAAACCACTCTCATACCCAACAGTTACACCTACCCTTctctttttaaggcttgtagtTCTCAACCATGGCTTCAACATGGCCGAGCCTTGCACACCCATGTCTTGAAATTCCTCGAACCACCTTATGATCATTTTGTTCAAGCCTCATTGCTTAATTTCTACTCCAAGTGCGGCGAATTGGGTGTTTCAAGATTCCTCTTTGATCAAATTACTGGACCTGATCTAGCTTCGTGGAACTCCATACTCGCAGCTTATGcacataattattttgtttattatgaATCCAATCTTGATAGTGTGTATGATAGTTCTAGTTTATCATTGGAGGTTTTGCTTCTGTTTAGACAAATGCAGAAATCTTTGACTTGTCCGAATGAAGTTAGTTTGGTGGCGTTGATTAGTGCTTGTGCTGATTTAGGTGCACTTAGTCAAGGAATATGGGCTCATTCTTATGTGCTTAGGAATGGTCTCAAGCTCAATAGATATGTTGGCGCAGCATTAATCGCTGTGTATGCAAATTGTGGGCGTCTTGATTTTGCTCGCCAGGTATTCGATCAATTGCTCGAAAGAGACACTTATTGTTATAATGCCATGATTAGAGGACTTGCAGTTCATGGCCTTGGTCTGGAAGCCCTTGAACTTTTCAAGAAAATGGATTTAGAAGGTTTAGTTCCTGATGATGTAACAATGCTAGTTATAATGTGTGCTTGCTCTAATGTGGGGTTGGTTGATCAAGGCTGCAAATTTTTTGAGTCAATGAAGGAGGATTATGGCATTGAGCCTAAGCTTGAGCACTATGGGACCTTAGTAGACCTATTTGGTCGAGCAGGCCGAGTAAAGGAGGCTGAAAAAATAGTTCAGACCATTCCTATGAAGCCAAATGCAGTTATTTGGAGGTCCTTACTTGGAGCTGCTAGAATTCATGGTAACTTAGAGGTAGGCGAATCAGCTTTGAAACAATTGATACAGCTAGAGCCGAAGACCAGCGGGAATTATGTGTTACTGTCAAATATGTACGCTAGCTTGAACAGGTGGGATGATGTGAAGCATTTAAGGAAGTTGATGAAAGATCAGGGGATTGACAAAGCTCCTGGTAGTAGCATTGTCGATATTGATGGTGCTATGCACGAGTTCCTTATTGGCGATAAGACTCATCCAGAAGCCAAATGGATATACGTGAAGCTAGATGAGATGCACAGAAGGCTGCAAGAACATGGTCATAAGTCAGGAACAAGAGAAGTTTTGTTCGACATTGAAGAGGAAGAGAAGGAAAATGCCCTTACCTACCATAGTGAAAGGTTAGCCATTGCTTATGCTCTTATTGCTTCTGATTCTGGTGCCCCTATTAGAATTATAAAGAATTTAAGGGTTTGCAATGATTGTCACACAGCTACTAAGCTTATTTCAATGATTTATGAAAGGGAAATTATAGTAAGAGATAGATCTAGGTTTCATCACTTTAGAAATGGAACTTGTTCTTGTTTGGATTATTGGTAA